The following proteins are co-located in the Triticum aestivum cultivar Chinese Spring chromosome 1A, IWGSC CS RefSeq v2.1, whole genome shotgun sequence genome:
- the LOC123190148 gene encoding B3 domain-containing protein Os01g0234100 isoform X1: MAIDEQNKSKRGTPAGVPHSAKSKTGQKMVHRRRSLLDEGSSSRNEDGGGDDFERTAMGGTPAGDSPHSARTKMGQKMSLAHRRLSLLDDGSRISRHIAAAAAAADDDGGGSEQMGEEFTVDVAQKNTAVDDSDDPDGSGDDFVPLIMMRTKNVKSEPGKHPGFRYKHKAQRTINKTYKRKKTGRSAGPVYAKRKIEKKPRLVGSNNISKISDDDGQKKYASYSVLGFYATAFDRALEVEKKLPAEGPSFVKLMQISHVVRVFWLGVPVSFCREHLPNHDVTIVLEDEDGLRFDTNYLARKQGLSGGWSRFATRHHLKVGDAVVFQLVEQTRFKVYILRESKFTTTDGALSLLSLDTSMENNMPEKGGEDTSDEDVKSKEDPEVTKVITNKASDDDSNDPFSEAAANGGIRSPDPDPDFDAVKTFRAFKMVIDSSVIDRKLVPDRLLWTYYKLCGDRKAFLHRRLPKHINLTLAAGVIVETASIAEGIRSYPSSCSSCEDLAAWKKTLESFELLGMDVGFIRKRLDELLFLLDARSSDDHLPEGYEEVKLERARAAEKVKALESKMASLKDALKDMDMEMEEIAEKRRGHAMLQLAAAPW; the protein is encoded by the exons ATGGCGATCGACGAGCAAAACAAA AGCAAGAGAGGGACGCCAGCGGGTGTTCCCCACTCTGCCAAGTCCAAGACGGGGCAGAAGATGGTCCATCGAAGGCGCTCTTTGCTTGATGAAGGCAGCAGCAGCCGAAacgaagacggcggcggcgacgatttTGAGCGTACG GCTATGGGAGGGACGCCAGCGGGTGATTCCCCCCATTCTGCCAGGACCAAGATGGGACAGAAAATGTCATTGGCGCATCGAAGGCTCTCTTTGCTTGACGATGGCAGTAGAATCAGTAGAcacattgctgctgctgctgctgcggctgatgatgatggtggtggttcTGAGCAGATG GGTGAGGAGTTCACTGTTGATGTTGCTCAGAAGAATACGGCAGTTGATGACAGCGATGATCCAGATGGTAGCGGGGATGACTTTGTTCCATTGATA ATGATGAGAACCAAGAATGTGAAGAGTGAGCCTGGAAAGCATCCCGGCTTCCGATATAAACACAAAGCCCAGAGAACTATCAATAAAACTTATAAA AGGAAGAAGACAGGGAGGTCAGCAGGTCCAGTATATGCCAAGagaaagatagagaagaagccaagATTGGTTGGCAGCAACAACATTAGTAAG ATATCTGATGATGATGGCCAGAAGAAATATGCAAG CTATAGTGTTTTGGGCTTCTATGCCACTGCTTTTGACAGAGCTTTGGAGGTAGAAAAGAAATTGCCAGCAGAAGGTCCGAGCTTCGTCAAGCTTATGCAGATATCACATGTTGTAAGGGTTTTTTGGCTG GGTGTCCCGGTTAGCTTTTGCAGAGAGCATCTTCCAAACCATGATGTTACAATTGTATTAGAAGATGAGGATGGCCTCCGGTTTGATACAAATTATCTAGCGCGCAAGCAGGGCCTCAGTGGTGGGTGGAGTAGATTTGCAACACGACATCATCTTAAGGTCGGCGATGCCGTGGTCTTTCAACTCGTGGAACAAACAAGATTCAAG GTGTATATACTGAGAGAGAGTAAGTTCACTACAACCGATGGAGCACTCAGTCTCCTGAGTTTAGACACGTCCATGGAAAACAACATGCCCG AAAAAGGAGGAGAAGATACTTCTGATGAAGATGTCAAGTCCAAGGAGGATCCAGAAGTCACCAAAGtcatcaccaacaaagcatccgatgACGATAGCAACGACCCTTTTAGTGAAGCAGCAGCAAACGGAGGCATCAGATCCCCAGATCCAGACCCTGATTTCGACGCCGTGAAAACATTCAGAGCCTTCAAGATGGTCATCGACAGTTCTGTCATCGACCGCAAACTAGTCCCTGATCGCCTGCTTTGGACGTACTACAAGCTCTGCGGCGACCGGAAGGCGTTCCTCCACAGGCGTCTGCCGAAGCACATAAACCTGACGCTAGCAGCAGGGGTGATAGTAGAGACGGCCAGCATCGCTGAGGGCATCAGGTCCTATCCCTCCTCCTGCTCTTCCTGCGAGGACCTCGCGGCGTGGAAGAAGACCCTAGAGTCCTTCGAGCTGCTGGGAATGGACGTGGGCTTCATACGCAAGCGCCTCGATGAGCTCCTTTTCCTCCTTGACGCCCGGTCATCGGATGATCATCTGCCGGAGGGGTACGAGGAGGTGAAGCTGGAGCGTGCTCGTGCAGCAGAGAAGGTGAAGGCCCTCGAGTCGAAGATGGCGAGCCTGAAGGATGCTCTCAAGGATATGGACATGGAGATGGAGGAGATCGCGGAGAAGAGGAGGGGCCATGCTATGCTGCAGCTGGCGGCCGCGCCATGGTGA
- the LOC123093253 gene encoding transmembrane protein 234 homolog — MPQIHRKRASMAAVGGDAASMVAVGLVWGATNALMRRGALVWDRRSRSLPAGTGAVRRWADLLLTWQYSAPFLANLSASAAFFRLLGDSPISVAVPVTNATTFAATAVAAALLREATRAAPAALGTALIVLGVWVCIV, encoded by the coding sequence ATGCCCCAGATCCACCGCAAGCGGGCGAGCATGGCGGCGGTAGGCGGCGACGCGGCGAGCATGGTGGCGGTGGGCCTGGTGTGGGGCGCCACGAACGCGCTGATGCGCCGGGGCGCGCTCGTCTGGGACCGCCGCTCCCGCTCCCTTCCTGCCGGCACCGGCGCCGTCCGGCGGTGGGCCGACCTCCTGCTCACGTGGCAGTACTCGGCGCCGTTCCTCGCCAACCTCTCGGCCTCCGCCGCCTTCTTCCGCCTCCTCGGCGACTCGCCCATCTCCGTCGCCGTGCCAGTCACCAACGCCACCACcttcgccgccaccgccgtcgccgccgcgctccTCAGGGAGGCCACCCGCGCCGCGCCCGCCGCGCTCGGCACCGCGCTCATCGTCCTCGGCGTCTGGGTCTGCATTGTCTAA
- the LOC123190148 gene encoding B3 domain-containing protein Os01g0234100 isoform X3, giving the protein MAIDEQNKSKRGTPAGVPHSAKSKTGQKMVHRRRSLLDEGSSSRNEDGGGDDFERTAMGGTPAGDSPHSARTKMGQKMSLAHRRLSLLDDGSRISRHIAAAAAAADDDGGGSEQMGEEFTVDVAQKNTAVDDSDDPDGSGDDFVPLIMMRTKNVKSEPGKHPGFRYKHKAQRTINKTYKRKKTGRSAGPVYAKRKIEKKPRLVGSNNISKISDDDGQKKYARALEVEKKLPAEGPSFVKLMQISHVVRVFWLGVPVSFCREHLPNHDVTIVLEDEDGLRFDTNYLARKQGLSGGWSRFATRHHLKVGDAVVFQLVEQTRFKVYILRESKFTTTDGALSLLSLDTSMENNMPEKGGEDTSDEDVKSKEDPEVTKVITNKASDDDSNDPFSEAAANGGIRSPDPDPDFDAVKTFRAFKMVIDSSVIDRKLVPDRLLWTYYKLCGDRKAFLHRRLPKHINLTLAAGVIVETASIAEGIRSYPSSCSSCEDLAAWKKTLESFELLGMDVGFIRKRLDELLFLLDARSSDDHLPEGYEEVKLERARAAEKVKALESKMASLKDALKDMDMEMEEIAEKRRGHAMLQLAAAPW; this is encoded by the exons ATGGCGATCGACGAGCAAAACAAA AGCAAGAGAGGGACGCCAGCGGGTGTTCCCCACTCTGCCAAGTCCAAGACGGGGCAGAAGATGGTCCATCGAAGGCGCTCTTTGCTTGATGAAGGCAGCAGCAGCCGAAacgaagacggcggcggcgacgatttTGAGCGTACG GCTATGGGAGGGACGCCAGCGGGTGATTCCCCCCATTCTGCCAGGACCAAGATGGGACAGAAAATGTCATTGGCGCATCGAAGGCTCTCTTTGCTTGACGATGGCAGTAGAATCAGTAGAcacattgctgctgctgctgctgcggctgatgatgatggtggtggttcTGAGCAGATG GGTGAGGAGTTCACTGTTGATGTTGCTCAGAAGAATACGGCAGTTGATGACAGCGATGATCCAGATGGTAGCGGGGATGACTTTGTTCCATTGATA ATGATGAGAACCAAGAATGTGAAGAGTGAGCCTGGAAAGCATCCCGGCTTCCGATATAAACACAAAGCCCAGAGAACTATCAATAAAACTTATAAA AGGAAGAAGACAGGGAGGTCAGCAGGTCCAGTATATGCCAAGagaaagatagagaagaagccaagATTGGTTGGCAGCAACAACATTAGTAAG ATATCTGATGATGATGGCCAGAAGAAATATGCAAG AGCTTTGGAGGTAGAAAAGAAATTGCCAGCAGAAGGTCCGAGCTTCGTCAAGCTTATGCAGATATCACATGTTGTAAGGGTTTTTTGGCTG GGTGTCCCGGTTAGCTTTTGCAGAGAGCATCTTCCAAACCATGATGTTACAATTGTATTAGAAGATGAGGATGGCCTCCGGTTTGATACAAATTATCTAGCGCGCAAGCAGGGCCTCAGTGGTGGGTGGAGTAGATTTGCAACACGACATCATCTTAAGGTCGGCGATGCCGTGGTCTTTCAACTCGTGGAACAAACAAGATTCAAG GTGTATATACTGAGAGAGAGTAAGTTCACTACAACCGATGGAGCACTCAGTCTCCTGAGTTTAGACACGTCCATGGAAAACAACATGCCCG AAAAAGGAGGAGAAGATACTTCTGATGAAGATGTCAAGTCCAAGGAGGATCCAGAAGTCACCAAAGtcatcaccaacaaagcatccgatgACGATAGCAACGACCCTTTTAGTGAAGCAGCAGCAAACGGAGGCATCAGATCCCCAGATCCAGACCCTGATTTCGACGCCGTGAAAACATTCAGAGCCTTCAAGATGGTCATCGACAGTTCTGTCATCGACCGCAAACTAGTCCCTGATCGCCTGCTTTGGACGTACTACAAGCTCTGCGGCGACCGGAAGGCGTTCCTCCACAGGCGTCTGCCGAAGCACATAAACCTGACGCTAGCAGCAGGGGTGATAGTAGAGACGGCCAGCATCGCTGAGGGCATCAGGTCCTATCCCTCCTCCTGCTCTTCCTGCGAGGACCTCGCGGCGTGGAAGAAGACCCTAGAGTCCTTCGAGCTGCTGGGAATGGACGTGGGCTTCATACGCAAGCGCCTCGATGAGCTCCTTTTCCTCCTTGACGCCCGGTCATCGGATGATCATCTGCCGGAGGGGTACGAGGAGGTGAAGCTGGAGCGTGCTCGTGCAGCAGAGAAGGTGAAGGCCCTCGAGTCGAAGATGGCGAGCCTGAAGGATGCTCTCAAGGATATGGACATGGAGATGGAGGAGATCGCGGAGAAGAGGAGGGGCCATGCTATGCTGCAGCTGGCGGCCGCGCCATGGTGA
- the LOC123190148 gene encoding B3 domain-containing protein Os01g0234100 isoform X2, whose protein sequence is MAIDEQNKSKRGTPAGVPHSAKSKTGQKMVHRRRSLLDEGSSSRNEDGGGDDFERTAMGGTPAGDSPHSARTKMGQKMSLAHRRLSLLDDGSRISRHIAAAAAAADDDGGGSEQMGEEFTVDVAQKNTAVDDSDDPDGSGDDFVPLIMMRTKNVKSEPGKHPGFRYKHKAQRTINKTYKRKKTGRSAGPVYAKRKIEKKPRLVGSNNISKISDDDGQKKYASVLGFYATAFDRALEVEKKLPAEGPSFVKLMQISHVVRVFWLGVPVSFCREHLPNHDVTIVLEDEDGLRFDTNYLARKQGLSGGWSRFATRHHLKVGDAVVFQLVEQTRFKVYILRESKFTTTDGALSLLSLDTSMENNMPEKGGEDTSDEDVKSKEDPEVTKVITNKASDDDSNDPFSEAAANGGIRSPDPDPDFDAVKTFRAFKMVIDSSVIDRKLVPDRLLWTYYKLCGDRKAFLHRRLPKHINLTLAAGVIVETASIAEGIRSYPSSCSSCEDLAAWKKTLESFELLGMDVGFIRKRLDELLFLLDARSSDDHLPEGYEEVKLERARAAEKVKALESKMASLKDALKDMDMEMEEIAEKRRGHAMLQLAAAPW, encoded by the exons ATGGCGATCGACGAGCAAAACAAA AGCAAGAGAGGGACGCCAGCGGGTGTTCCCCACTCTGCCAAGTCCAAGACGGGGCAGAAGATGGTCCATCGAAGGCGCTCTTTGCTTGATGAAGGCAGCAGCAGCCGAAacgaagacggcggcggcgacgatttTGAGCGTACG GCTATGGGAGGGACGCCAGCGGGTGATTCCCCCCATTCTGCCAGGACCAAGATGGGACAGAAAATGTCATTGGCGCATCGAAGGCTCTCTTTGCTTGACGATGGCAGTAGAATCAGTAGAcacattgctgctgctgctgctgcggctgatgatgatggtggtggttcTGAGCAGATG GGTGAGGAGTTCACTGTTGATGTTGCTCAGAAGAATACGGCAGTTGATGACAGCGATGATCCAGATGGTAGCGGGGATGACTTTGTTCCATTGATA ATGATGAGAACCAAGAATGTGAAGAGTGAGCCTGGAAAGCATCCCGGCTTCCGATATAAACACAAAGCCCAGAGAACTATCAATAAAACTTATAAA AGGAAGAAGACAGGGAGGTCAGCAGGTCCAGTATATGCCAAGagaaagatagagaagaagccaagATTGGTTGGCAGCAACAACATTAGTAAG ATATCTGATGATGATGGCCAGAAGAAATATGCAAG TGTTTTGGGCTTCTATGCCACTGCTTTTGACAGAGCTTTGGAGGTAGAAAAGAAATTGCCAGCAGAAGGTCCGAGCTTCGTCAAGCTTATGCAGATATCACATGTTGTAAGGGTTTTTTGGCTG GGTGTCCCGGTTAGCTTTTGCAGAGAGCATCTTCCAAACCATGATGTTACAATTGTATTAGAAGATGAGGATGGCCTCCGGTTTGATACAAATTATCTAGCGCGCAAGCAGGGCCTCAGTGGTGGGTGGAGTAGATTTGCAACACGACATCATCTTAAGGTCGGCGATGCCGTGGTCTTTCAACTCGTGGAACAAACAAGATTCAAG GTGTATATACTGAGAGAGAGTAAGTTCACTACAACCGATGGAGCACTCAGTCTCCTGAGTTTAGACACGTCCATGGAAAACAACATGCCCG AAAAAGGAGGAGAAGATACTTCTGATGAAGATGTCAAGTCCAAGGAGGATCCAGAAGTCACCAAAGtcatcaccaacaaagcatccgatgACGATAGCAACGACCCTTTTAGTGAAGCAGCAGCAAACGGAGGCATCAGATCCCCAGATCCAGACCCTGATTTCGACGCCGTGAAAACATTCAGAGCCTTCAAGATGGTCATCGACAGTTCTGTCATCGACCGCAAACTAGTCCCTGATCGCCTGCTTTGGACGTACTACAAGCTCTGCGGCGACCGGAAGGCGTTCCTCCACAGGCGTCTGCCGAAGCACATAAACCTGACGCTAGCAGCAGGGGTGATAGTAGAGACGGCCAGCATCGCTGAGGGCATCAGGTCCTATCCCTCCTCCTGCTCTTCCTGCGAGGACCTCGCGGCGTGGAAGAAGACCCTAGAGTCCTTCGAGCTGCTGGGAATGGACGTGGGCTTCATACGCAAGCGCCTCGATGAGCTCCTTTTCCTCCTTGACGCCCGGTCATCGGATGATCATCTGCCGGAGGGGTACGAGGAGGTGAAGCTGGAGCGTGCTCGTGCAGCAGAGAAGGTGAAGGCCCTCGAGTCGAAGATGGCGAGCCTGAAGGATGCTCTCAAGGATATGGACATGGAGATGGAGGAGATCGCGGAGAAGAGGAGGGGCCATGCTATGCTGCAGCTGGCGGCCGCGCCATGGTGA